One genomic window of Bacteroidales bacterium includes the following:
- the sufC gene encoding Fe-S cluster assembly ATPase SufC gives MLKITNLKAEINGKEILKGINLEIKAGEVHAIMGPNGSGKSTLASVLAGRDIFKVTGGKLVFKGKNLLDLLPEERSREGIFLAFQYPVEIPGVSITNFMRAALDEQRIHKGLKPMPASEFLTYMKEKKALVEMDAKLDGRAVNEGFSGGEKKKNEVFQMAMLKPDLSILDETDSGLDIDALRIVANGVNKLKTKDNASIVITHYQRLLDFIVPDFVHVLYDGKIVKSGGKELALELEEIGYDKIKSDADNK, from the coding sequence ATGCTTAAAATAACAAATTTAAAAGCCGAAATAAACGGCAAAGAAATATTAAAGGGAATTAATTTAGAAATAAAAGCCGGCGAAGTTCATGCAATTATGGGGCCTAACGGTTCCGGAAAAAGCACACTTGCTTCTGTCCTTGCAGGAAGAGATATTTTTAAAGTTACCGGAGGTAAGCTTGTGTTTAAAGGAAAAAACTTATTGGACTTATTACCCGAAGAACGCTCAAGGGAGGGAATATTTTTAGCTTTTCAATATCCGGTTGAAATACCGGGCGTAAGCATCACAAATTTTATGCGAGCCGCTCTTGACGAACAAAGAATACATAAAGGATTAAAACCTATGCCGGCATCAGAATTTCTAACTTATATGAAAGAAAAAAAAGCATTAGTCGAAATGGATGCAAAACTTGACGGAAGGGCTGTTAATGAAGGTTTTTCCGGCGGAGAAAAGAAAAAAAATGAAGTTTTTCAAATGGCAATGCTCAAACCTGATTTGTCTATTTTGGATGAAACTGATTCGGGTTTAGATATTGATGCATTACGAATTGTCGCAAACGGGGTAAACAAACTCAAAACAAAAGATAATGCAAGCATTGTAATTACACATTATCAAAGGTTATTAGATTTTATTGTTCCGGATTTTGTTCATGTTTTATACGACGGCAAAATTGTAAAATCCGGAGGTAAAGAACTTGCATTAGAGTTGGAAGAAATCGGTTATGATAAAATAAAAAGTGATGCTGATAATAAATAA
- the queG gene encoding tRNA epoxyqueuosine(34) reductase QueG, translating into MNSTKKNTELIKAEAKRLGFFACGISKSRFLEEEAKHLENWLKSGMNGTMSYMENYFDKRLDPTKLVPGSKSVISLLLPYYPKKLQKHKGAPVISKYAYGEDYHFVLKDKMKDLMIFIRQKIGKISGRAFTDSAPVMDKKWAELSGIAWRGKHSNMLTKHGSFFFIGELIIDVELEYDKPMNSYCGTCTLCIDACPTNAIEEPYVVNANKCISYLTIEFKENLPEELKNKFNNRVFGCDICQDVCPHNRKPLFHNEERFIPHPNLLEMTKTEWHEITEDVFRKIFKKSAVKRTKFKGFKRNLDFVKQ; encoded by the coding sequence TTGAATAGTACAAAAAAAAATACAGAACTAATTAAAGCTGAGGCAAAACGTCTCGGCTTTTTTGCATGCGGAATTTCAAAATCCCGTTTTCTCGAAGAAGAAGCAAAACATCTGGAAAATTGGTTGAAATCCGGAATGAACGGAACAATGTCCTATATGGAAAATTATTTTGACAAAAGGCTTGATCCGACAAAGTTAGTTCCGGGCTCAAAATCAGTAATCTCATTATTACTTCCGTATTATCCGAAGAAGCTTCAAAAACACAAAGGTGCACCGGTAATTTCAAAATATGCATACGGAGAAGATTATCATTTTGTTTTAAAAGATAAGATGAAAGATTTAATGATTTTTATCCGTCAAAAAATTGGTAAAATTTCCGGAAGAGCATTTACCGACAGTGCTCCGGTTATGGATAAAAAGTGGGCAGAATTATCCGGAATTGCATGGCGAGGGAAACATTCAAATATGCTTACAAAACACGGTTCTTTTTTCTTTATCGGAGAACTAATTATTGATGTTGAATTAGAATATGACAAACCAATGAACTCATACTGCGGAACTTGCACCCTTTGTATTGATGCATGCCCCACAAATGCAATCGAAGAGCCTTATGTAGTAAATGCAAACAAGTGTATTTCATATTTAACAATAGAATTTAAAGAAAATTTACCCGAAGAGCTGAAAAATAAATTTAATAACAGAGTTTTCGGCTGTGATATTTGCCAAGATGTTTGTCCTCATAACCGAAAGCCGTTGTTTCATAATGAAGAACGATTTATTCCTCATCCGAATTTACTTGAAATGACAAAAACCGAATGGCATGAAATAACAGAAGATGTTTTCAGGAAGATATTTAAAAAATCAGCAGTTAAACGAACAAAATTTAAAGGATTTAAAAGAAACTTAGATTTCGTTAAGCAATAA
- a CDS encoding SufE family protein: MTIQEAQNQIIEEFAMFDEWMDKYEYIIELGNNLEEFGEKNKTPSNLIQGCQSRVWLNGEMENGKIIFTADSDAIITKGIIALLVKILSNRTPEEVMNANLFFIEKIGLRENLSPTRANGLVSMIKNMKAYGLAFNSMIK; encoded by the coding sequence ATGACGATACAAGAAGCACAAAACCAAATAATCGAAGAGTTTGCAATGTTTGACGAATGGATGGACAAATACGAATACATCATAGAACTCGGAAACAATTTAGAAGAATTTGGCGAAAAAAACAAAACACCGTCAAATTTAATTCAGGGGTGCCAATCAAGAGTCTGGTTAAACGGAGAAATGGAAAACGGAAAAATTATCTTTACGGCAGACAGTGATGCAATAATAACAAAAGGAATTATTGCTTTATTAGTCAAAATTTTAAGTAACAGAACACCCGAAGAAGTTATGAATGCAAATTTGTTTTTTATAGAAAAAATCGGACTTAGAGAAAATCTTTCCCCGACAAGGGCAAACGGCTTAGTTTCAATGATTAAAAACATGAAAGCATACGGTTTGGCATTTAATTCAATGATAAAATAA
- the sufB gene encoding Fe-S cluster assembly protein SufB: MGKDDKIINELKEKEYKAGFVTDIEMDVFPVGLDEDVIRAISKKKEEPEFMLAFRLKAFEYWKKQKEPDWALLNYTKPDFQGISYFATPKNTPKYNSLDEVDPEIIETFNKLGVPLEEQKILSGVAVDVVMDSVSVHTTFQKTLGELGIIFCSISEAIREHPDLIKKYLATVVPARDNFYAALNSAVFTDGSFAYIPKGVRCPVELSTYFRINQANTGQFERTLVIADEGSYVSYLEGCTAPQRDENQLHAAVVELIAMKDAEIKYSTVQNWYPGNKEGKGGIYNFVTKRGICKGDNSKISWTQVETGSAVTWKYPSTILKGNHSVSEFYSVAVTNNHQQADTGTKMIHVGRNTKSTIISKGISLGKSNNTYRGLVDIKKTASNARNYSQCDSLLIGDKCGAHTFPYINVDNSTAIVEHEATTSKIAEDQIFYCNQRGLDTESSISLIVNGFAKEVLNKLPMEFATEAKKLLSLTLEGSVG; the protein is encoded by the coding sequence ATGGGAAAAGACGATAAAATAATAAATGAACTGAAAGAAAAAGAATACAAAGCCGGCTTTGTTACTGATATAGAAATGGATGTCTTTCCTGTCGGGTTAGATGAAGATGTAATAAGAGCCATTTCAAAAAAGAAAGAAGAACCGGAATTTATGCTTGCGTTCAGATTAAAGGCGTTTGAATATTGGAAAAAACAAAAAGAACCCGATTGGGCTTTACTAAACTATACTAAGCCAGATTTTCAAGGCATTAGTTATTTTGCAACACCAAAAAATACGCCGAAATATAACAGTTTAGACGAAGTTGACCCGGAAATAATTGAAACTTTTAATAAACTCGGTGTTCCGCTTGAAGAGCAAAAGATACTTTCAGGTGTTGCTGTTGATGTTGTTATGGACAGCGTTTCAGTTCACACAACTTTCCAAAAAACCTTAGGAGAACTCGGCATTATATTTTGCTCAATAAGTGAAGCAATTCGAGAGCATCCGGATTTAATAAAAAAATATTTAGCTACGGTTGTCCCCGCAAGAGATAATTTTTATGCAGCTCTAAATTCCGCAGTTTTTACTGACGGTTCTTTTGCATACATCCCGAAAGGTGTAAGATGTCCCGTTGAGCTTTCGACATATTTTCGTATAAACCAGGCAAATACAGGGCAGTTTGAAAGAACATTGGTAATTGCCGATGAAGGAAGCTATGTAAGTTACCTTGAAGGGTGCACGGCTCCTCAAAGAGATGAAAACCAACTTCATGCCGCTGTTGTTGAACTTATTGCCATGAAAGATGCCGAAATAAAATATTCGACCGTCCAAAATTGGTATCCCGGAAATAAAGAAGGAAAAGGAGGAATTTATAATTTCGTAACCAAAAGAGGAATTTGCAAAGGAGATAACTCAAAAATATCATGGACACAGGTTGAAACCGGCTCTGCAGTTACATGGAAATATCCGAGTACGATTCTTAAAGGAAATCATTCCGTAAGTGAATTTTATTCCGTTGCCGTTACAAACAATCATCAACAGGCTGATACCGGCACAAAAATGATTCATGTAGGCAGAAATACAAAAAGTACAATTATCTCAAAAGGAATATCTTTGGGGAAAAGCAATAATACATACAGAGGCTTGGTTGATATTAAAAAAACGGCAAGTAATGCCAGAAACTATTCGCAGTGTGATTCTTTGTTGATAGGAGATAAATGCGGAGCACATACATTTCCGTATATAAATGTTGATAATTCAACCGCAATTGTTGAGCATGAAGCAACAACATCAAAAATTGCGGAAGACCAAATTTTTTACTGTAATCAAAGGGGCTTAGATACAGAGAGTTCTATAAGTTTAATCGTAAACGGGTTTGCAAAAGAAGTCTTAAATAAGCTGCCGATGGAGTTTGCAACAGAAGCAAAAAAGTTGTTATCATTAACTCTTGAAGGAAGTGTAGGGTGA
- a CDS encoding iron-sulfur cluster assembly protein, whose translation MEKDILQTEKEIFNVLKTIFDPEIPVNIYDLGLIYDVEVDEYDNVDVTMTLTAPNCPVADNILKEVRDKVSDIEGTNKVHVELTFDPPWDKTMMSEQAKLELGFL comes from the coding sequence ATGGAGAAAGATATATTGCAGACAGAGAAAGAAATATTTAATGTATTAAAAACAATTTTCGACCCTGAAATTCCTGTTAATATCTATGATTTAGGATTAATATATGATGTTGAAGTTGATGAATACGATAATGTTGATGTTACAATGACTTTAACGGCTCCGAATTGTCCGGTAGCCGATAATATTTTAAAAGAGGTAAGAGATAAGGTGTCCGATATCGAAGGGACTAACAAAGTTCATGTCGAACTAACATTTGATCCGCCTTGGGATAAAACAATGATGTCTGAACAAGCAAAATTAGAACTCGGGTTTTTGTAA
- a CDS encoding SDR family oxidoreductase — translation MKRKILITGASKGIGRAEAVRLAKNNELYLHASKLSSFKKGISNAHYFGYDFSKTESVNPFIDELKQKTDSLDVFVSNAGVMVLESFSKFKDEEISRLITLNLHSHLLLTKKLIPLLLKSDNPHIVFMSSMSAKSKIEGESVYAATKAGIMQFAHVLRNELAGKIRVSTIHSWGVNTWGDPEGSPILVPENVAETLEFIISRERPFVIESIDLSHEMQWKGSSAPWSPKKN, via the coding sequence ATGAAACGAAAAATATTAATAACAGGAGCAAGCAAAGGAATAGGTCGAGCCGAAGCCGTAAGGTTAGCAAAAAACAATGAACTGTATTTACATGCTTCAAAATTATCCTCTTTTAAAAAAGGTATAAGCAATGCTCATTATTTCGGGTATGATTTTTCTAAAACAGAATCGGTAAATCCTTTTATTGATGAGTTAAAACAAAAAACAGACTCTCTTGATGTTTTTGTAAGTAACGCAGGAGTAATGGTTCTTGAAAGTTTTTCAAAGTTTAAAGACGAAGAAATAAGTCGTTTGATTACCTTAAACCTTCATTCTCACCTTTTGTTAACGAAAAAACTGATTCCTCTTTTACTTAAAAGCGACAACCCGCACATTGTGTTTATGTCATCAATGTCTGCCAAAAGCAAAATAGAAGGAGAGTCGGTATATGCGGCAACAAAAGCAGGTATTATGCAATTTGCTCACGTTTTAAGAAACGAACTTGCCGGAAAAATAAGGGTGTCAACAATACACTCTTGGGGTGTAAATACTTGGGGAGACCCGGAAGGCTCACCGATTTTAGTTCCTGAAAATGTTGCTGAAACTCTTGAGTTTATCATATCTCGCGAAAGACCTTTTGTAATAGAATCAATAGATTTAAGCCACGAAATGCAATGGAAGGGCTCTTCTGCTCCGTGGTCACCAAAAAAAAATTAA
- a CDS encoding cysteine desulfurase has translation MINIAKIKSDFPILQQKIYGKDLVYLDSGATTQKPVQVIEKIKQVYSEINSNIHRGVHLLSNKSTEEYENARKTVKEFINAKSTKEVIFTKGTTEAINLVAFSFGELFVNEADEILIAETEHHSNIVPWQMMCKRKKGKLKVIPAKENGEFDIEKFKALLNPKTKLVAVAHVSNSLGIINPIEEIIDEAHKFGAKVLIDGAQAVQHLKVNVQKLNCDFYAFSGHKIYAETGIGVLYGKEDILEKLPPYQGGGDMIKTVSFEKTEYADLPLKFEAGTANYVGAISMSEAIKYINNIGLSEIQKHETDLLNYATEKLSEIDGLKIIGKSKHKTSAISFTLKNIHHYDAGLILDKLGIAVRTGTHCAEPAMKHFGITGTIRASFAMYNTKEDVDKLIAGINKVKIMLS, from the coding sequence ATGATAAACATTGCTAAAATAAAATCTGACTTTCCGATATTACAACAAAAAATATACGGCAAAGATTTGGTGTACCTTGACAGCGGAGCAACAACACAAAAACCGGTTCAAGTTATTGAAAAAATCAAACAGGTTTATTCCGAGATAAACTCAAATATTCATCGAGGTGTGCATCTTCTGAGCAATAAATCTACCGAAGAATACGAAAATGCAAGGAAAACAGTTAAAGAATTCATTAATGCAAAAAGCACGAAGGAGGTTATATTTACGAAAGGGACAACAGAAGCAATAAATCTTGTTGCTTTTTCATTCGGAGAACTGTTTGTAAATGAGGCTGATGAAATTCTAATTGCAGAAACAGAGCATCATTCAAACATTGTTCCTTGGCAAATGATGTGCAAAAGAAAAAAAGGAAAACTTAAAGTTATTCCGGCAAAAGAAAACGGAGAGTTCGATATTGAAAAATTTAAAGCATTATTAAATCCCAAAACAAAACTTGTAGCAGTTGCTCACGTTTCCAACTCTTTGGGAATAATAAATCCGATAGAAGAAATTATTGACGAAGCACATAAGTTCGGAGCAAAAGTTTTAATTGACGGAGCACAAGCCGTACAACATTTAAAAGTTAATGTTCAAAAATTAAATTGTGATTTTTATGCTTTTTCCGGTCATAAAATTTATGCCGAAACCGGAATAGGTGTTTTATACGGAAAAGAAGATATATTAGAAAAACTTCCGCCCTATCAAGGTGGCGGAGATATGATAAAAACCGTTTCTTTTGAAAAAACAGAGTATGCAGATTTACCCTTAAAGTTTGAAGCCGGAACAGCAAACTATGTAGGAGCAATCAGCATGAGTGAAGCAATAAAATATATAAATAACATCGGATTAAGCGAAATTCAAAAGCATGAAACCGATTTGCTTAACTATGCAACAGAAAAACTTTCAGAAATTGACGGTTTAAAAATAATAGGAAAATCAAAACATAAAACATCTGCGATTTCATTTACATTGAAAAACATTCACCATTATGATGCCGGATTAATCCTTGACAAACTCGGCATTGCTGTAAGAACCGGCACACATTGTGCAGAACCTGCAATGAAACATTTCGGAATTACGGGAACAATAAGGGCAAGTTTTGCAATGTATAATACCAAAGAAGATGTTGACAAATTAATTGCCGGAATTAATAAAGTAAAAATAATGTTATCTTAA
- a CDS encoding FAD-binding protein yields the protein MEQKLKILHSGLKGEVHFDQTHRIIYSTDASAYKEKPSAVTFPKDIEDIKQIISFVNSYIAGIAQSCADNISIIPRGAGTSLAGQVTGNGIVVDVSKYMNKILHLDVENKLVTVQPGVILTDLNNYLKRHGLFFGPETSTANRCTIGGMAGNNACGLHSVIYGSTRDYTHSIKAILSNGEEVVFGELSKNEFFEKLKLQNLEGKIYQKIYKILSDKGIQKEIEKQFPDKEIMRRNTGYALDLLSDNEIFSKSKKKFNFCKLLAGSEGTLAFTTEITLKLVELPPKEKALIVPHFSKLEDAFYANLIALKFKPGAVELTDKKILDLTKKSKGLEKNRFFLKGEPEAILIIEFTRESIEEIIQIAENMKNDMRNAGYGYHFPIIRGDEIKKVWDLRRAGLGVLSNMPGDARPVSLVEDTAVRVDKLPAYIFDFQKLLSKYNLDCVYHAHIATGELHLRPILNLKDKKDVELFKTIGYETAKLVKKYGGSLSGEHGDGRLRGEFIPLMYGERIYNLFKEVKKVFDPKNIFNPGKITDTLPMNEHLRYIPGNETKKIETTFDFSSTGGYLRAAEKCNGSGDCIKTNAAGGTMCPSYRASKDEKNSTRARANMLREVITNSDNPFNNKDLYNILDLCLSCKACKSECPSNVDVTKLKAEFLQQYYDKNGIPFRSRIVANITKINRLLSVVPAVSNFFLKSKIFYKPAMRLIGFSTKRKMPTLSPKTLKKAFKKMPKSKHKRKVYLFADEFTNYNDADIGIKAVRLLEKLGYVVAIPDISESGRTYLSKGLVRKAKQIAEKNIAVLKDIISEKTPLLGIEPSTILTFRDEYPDFFKDAKQKDIALQLGKNCLMTDEFLAKEMKSGNIVKEQFTKEPKQIKLHGHCQQKAVASTDATKLILSFPKNYTVEEIPSGCCGMAGSFGFEKEHYELSMKIGELTLFPEIRKSKKETVIVAPGTSCRCQIKDGTGRDAVHPIDILSEAVLK from the coding sequence ATGGAGCAAAAATTAAAAATATTACATTCCGGGCTCAAAGGAGAAGTACACTTCGACCAAACCCACCGAATAATATATTCAACTGATGCTTCCGCATATAAAGAAAAACCTTCGGCAGTTACTTTTCCGAAGGATATTGAGGATATTAAGCAAATTATTTCTTTTGTTAACTCCTATATTGCCGGGATAGCCCAAAGTTGTGCCGACAATATAAGTATCATTCCTCGCGGAGCAGGAACTTCCCTTGCGGGACAAGTTACCGGAAACGGGATTGTGGTTGATGTTTCAAAATATATGAATAAAATTTTGCATCTTGATGTTGAAAATAAACTTGTTACCGTTCAACCGGGTGTGATTTTAACAGACTTGAATAACTATTTGAAACGTCACGGCTTATTTTTCGGACCGGAAACCTCTACGGCAAACCGTTGCACCATCGGCGGAATGGCAGGAAACAATGCTTGCGGACTACATTCCGTAATTTACGGCAGCACAAGAGACTACACGCATTCTATAAAAGCAATCCTCAGTAACGGGGAGGAAGTTGTTTTCGGGGAGCTTTCAAAAAATGAATTTTTCGAAAAATTAAAACTTCAAAATCTTGAAGGAAAAATATACCAAAAAATTTATAAAATTCTTTCCGATAAGGGAATTCAAAAAGAAATTGAAAAACAATTTCCCGACAAGGAAATTATGCGAAGAAATACCGGCTATGCTCTCGATTTATTATCTGACAATGAAATTTTCAGCAAAAGCAAAAAGAAATTTAATTTTTGCAAACTTCTTGCAGGTTCGGAAGGAACTTTGGCTTTCACAACAGAAATAACTTTAAAATTAGTTGAACTTCCGCCGAAAGAAAAGGCATTAATTGTTCCGCATTTCAGCAAATTGGAAGATGCTTTTTATGCAAATTTAATTGCTCTGAAATTTAAACCCGGTGCGGTTGAGTTAACGGACAAAAAAATTCTTGATTTAACAAAAAAATCAAAAGGGTTAGAAAAAAATCGTTTCTTTTTGAAAGGCGAACCTGAGGCAATTCTGATAATAGAATTTACAAGAGAAAGCATTGAGGAAATTATTCAAATTGCCGAAAACATGAAAAATGATATGCGAAATGCCGGTTACGGCTATCACTTTCCGATTATACGGGGCGATGAGATTAAAAAAGTTTGGGATTTGCGAAGAGCCGGTTTGGGAGTTTTGTCGAATATGCCGGGCGATGCTCGCCCTGTAAGTTTGGTTGAAGATACTGCAGTGAGAGTTGACAAACTGCCTGCATATATTTTCGATTTTCAAAAACTTCTGTCAAAATATAATTTAGATTGTGTTTATCATGCACATATTGCAACAGGAGAGTTGCATTTGCGACCGATTTTAAATTTGAAGGATAAAAAAGATGTTGAACTGTTCAAAACGATAGGATACGAAACGGCAAAACTCGTTAAAAAATACGGCGGTTCATTAAGCGGAGAACACGGCGACGGCAGACTGAGAGGAGAGTTTATTCCGCTTATGTACGGAGAAAGAATTTATAATCTTTTTAAAGAAGTTAAAAAAGTTTTTGACCCCAAAAACATCTTTAATCCCGGAAAAATTACCGATACTTTGCCAATGAATGAACATTTACGATATATTCCCGGTAATGAAACAAAAAAAATTGAAACAACTTTTGATTTTTCGTCAACGGGAGGATATTTGCGTGCAGCAGAAAAATGCAACGGCTCCGGCGATTGCATAAAAACCAATGCCGCAGGCGGAACAATGTGCCCTTCTTACAGGGCAAGTAAAGACGAAAAAAACAGCACACGAGCAAGGGCAAATATGCTGCGTGAGGTGATTACAAACAGCGATAACCCATTCAACAACAAAGACTTATACAACATACTTGACCTTTGCCTGTCGTGTAAAGCATGCAAAAGCGAATGTCCTTCAAATGTTGACGTAACGAAGTTAAAAGCCGAATTTTTACAGCAATATTACGACAAAAACGGTATTCCTTTCAGAAGTCGCATTGTTGCAAATATCACAAAAATAAATCGTTTGCTTTCGGTTGTACCGGCTGTTTCAAACTTTTTTCTTAAAAGCAAAATTTTTTATAAACCGGCAATGCGATTAATTGGGTTTTCAACAAAAAGAAAAATGCCGACTTTATCGCCGAAAACTTTGAAAAAAGCATTTAAAAAAATGCCGAAATCAAAGCATAAAAGAAAGGTTTATTTATTTGCCGACGAGTTTACGAATTACAATGATGCCGATATAGGAATTAAAGCAGTCCGCCTTTTGGAAAAATTGGGTTATGTGGTTGCTATTCCCGATATTTCGGAAAGCGGAAGGACATATTTGTCAAAAGGATTGGTAAGAAAAGCAAAGCAAATTGCTGAAAAAAACATTGCTGTTTTAAAAGATATAATTTCGGAGAAAACACCGCTTTTAGGAATTGAACCTTCGACAATTTTAACTTTCAGAGATGAATATCCGGATTTTTTTAAAGATGCAAAACAAAAAGATATTGCTTTACAGTTGGGGAAAAACTGTTTGATGACAGATGAATTTCTGGCAAAAGAAATGAAGTCCGGAAACATTGTAAAAGAGCAATTTACAAAAGAGCCGAAACAGATAAAACTTCACGGACATTGCCAGCAGAAAGCTGTTGCTTCAACCGATGCTACAAAACTTATTTTGTCATTTCCGAAGAATTATACGGTTGAGGAAATTCCGTCGGGCTGTTGCGGGATGGCAGGAAGTTTTGGATTCGAAAAAGAACATTATGAGCTTTCGATGAAGATAGGAGAGTTAACTTTGTTTCCGGAAATTAGAAAAAGCAAAAAAGAAACAGTTATTGTTGCTCCGGGAACAAGTTGCAGGTGCCAAATAAAAGACGGAACAGGCAGAGATGCTGTTCATCCGATTGATATTTTATCGGAAGCGGTTTTGAAATGA
- the sufD gene encoding Fe-S cluster assembly protein SufD: MINLEEKKKELLNLLKTENAFLSSEKLSDCINEINQTKIPDSKTEEWKSTDLKRIFKHGFVLGKKKPVPDEFVETFSFYGLNADRLVFVNGYFIQEKSKISQSTNDIFIGSLKDAKGKYKKLIQDKYCSTNLQKNNFFAAINSVYAQDGAFIYIPDNVVIENPIHLVNFIHGDNQKVFSQTRNLIITGTHTKVKIISSYHSFSEDFTLNNVVTEIICGENSSTEFYMFEGEGNFASHINNTFINQNTNSIFKSNTASLCGTLVRNEIHVDFLGENCETDLKGVYFPDKEQHFDNYINIKHSKPNCKSNQLYKGIIDNKAKSVFTGKVFVAPDAQKTDATQSNKNLLLTDNATAHSRPQLEIYADDVSCAHGSTIGQLDKEALFYMQTRGIPEKKAKILLMSAFTADVLDDISVKPYQDFVSYLVNKRLKGQKTEGLCSLKICPIC, from the coding sequence ATGATTAACTTGGAAGAAAAAAAGAAAGAACTATTAAATCTGTTAAAAACCGAAAATGCGTTTTTGTCTTCTGAAAAACTGTCGGATTGTATTAATGAAATTAACCAAACAAAAATACCTGACAGCAAGACGGAGGAATGGAAGAGTACAGACCTAAAACGCATTTTTAAGCACGGTTTTGTTCTCGGGAAAAAGAAACCGGTACCGGATGAATTTGTTGAAACATTTTCATTCTACGGCTTAAATGCAGACAGACTTGTTTTTGTAAACGGATATTTTATTCAGGAAAAATCTAAAATTTCACAATCAACGAATGATATATTTATTGGTTCGTTAAAAGATGCAAAAGGAAAATATAAAAAGCTGATTCAAGATAAATATTGCTCAACAAACTTACAAAAAAACAACTTTTTTGCAGCAATTAACTCGGTTTATGCACAAGACGGGGCTTTTATTTACATTCCTGATAATGTTGTAATAGAGAATCCTATACATCTTGTAAACTTTATTCACGGTGATAATCAAAAAGTTTTTTCTCAAACAAGAAATTTAATTATTACAGGAACACATACAAAAGTTAAAATAATAAGTTCATACCATTCATTTTCAGAAGATTTCACACTAAACAATGTTGTAACCGAAATTATTTGCGGAGAAAACTCATCGACAGAATTTTATATGTTTGAGGGAGAAGGAAACTTTGCAAGTCATATAAACAACACATTTATTAATCAAAACACAAACAGCATTTTTAAATCTAATACCGCAAGTTTATGCGGAACATTAGTCAGAAACGAAATACATGTTGATTTTCTCGGAGAAAATTGCGAAACAGATTTAAAAGGTGTTTACTTTCCCGACAAAGAACAACACTTTGACAATTATATAAACATCAAACATTCAAAACCTAATTGTAAAAGCAATCAACTTTACAAAGGGATTATTGACAATAAAGCAAAGTCTGTTTTTACAGGAAAAGTTTTTGTTGCTCCCGATGCTCAAAAAACGGATGCAACACAGTCAAATAAAAACTTGCTTTTAACGGATAATGCAACAGCACACAGCCGTCCGCAACTTGAAATATATGCCGATGACGTAAGTTGTGCTCACGGCTCCACAATAGGACAACTTGACAAAGAAGCCCTTTTTTATATGCAAACGAGAGGAATTCCTGAAAAAAAAGCTAAAATATTGCTAATGTCTGCATTTACGGCAGATGTTCTTGATGATATTTCCGTTAAACCATACCAAGATTTTGTAAGCTATCTGGTAAACAAGAGATTAAAAGGTCAAAAAACCGAAGGTCTCTGCTCTTTGAAAATTTGCCCGATTTGTTAA
- a CDS encoding PorT family protein → MKKFTYILFLNLLLQTLSFSQEEKWETQNYIGFHVSGITSTVFIIYNDPSIQVNVGNPYLNSFSGGLSFKNFSEKLVGLSVDLKYISKGGYAELSYNAESVAITPVLFRYIPKYLELSPLMNIRTGKKKSHINFYAGPHISWLLSDNIEFATGTETYKNTADTKFEFGLDAGVGYSFDLKKSFVELRFLYSHGLSNIFDPETTNSNYWFVQNQVFSANLAYYYKL, encoded by the coding sequence ATGAAAAAATTTACATACATATTATTTTTAAACTTGCTTTTACAAACACTCTCTTTTTCGCAAGAAGAAAAATGGGAAACTCAAAATTATATCGGTTTTCATGTAAGCGGTATTACAAGTACTGTTTTCATAATCTACAACGACCCAAGTATACAAGTAAACGTAGGGAACCCTTATCTGAATTCTTTTTCAGGCGGCCTTTCTTTTAAAAACTTTTCAGAAAAGCTTGTAGGCTTATCTGTTGACTTAAAGTATATTTCAAAAGGGGGTTACGCAGAACTGTCATATAACGCAGAGAGTGTCGCTATTACTCCGGTTTTGTTCAGGTATATTCCGAAATATCTCGAATTGTCGCCCTTAATGAATATCAGAACAGGAAAAAAGAAAAGCCACATAAACTTTTATGCAGGCCCTCACATTTCTTGGTTATTGAGTGACAATATTGAATTCGCCACCGGAACAGAAACATATAAAAACACAGCAGATACAAAATTTGAATTCGGTTTGGATGCCGGAGTCGGTTACAGTTTTGATTTAAAAAAGAGTTTTGTTGAGTTACGGTTTTTGTACAGTCACGGGTTGTCAAACATTTTTGACCCCGAAACAACAAACAGCAATTATTGGTTTGTCCAAAATCAAGTATTTTCCGCAAACCTTGCTTATTATTACAAATTATAA